The Kluyveromyces lactis strain NRRL Y-1140 chromosome B complete sequence genome contains a region encoding:
- the MRM2 gene encoding 21S rRNA (uridine2791-2'-O) methyltransferase (similar to uniprot|P53123 Saccharomyces cerevisiae YGL136C MRM2 Mitochondrial 21S rRNA methyltransferase, required for methylation of U(2791) in 21S rRNA; MRM2 deletion confers thermosensitive respiration and loss of mitochondrial DNA; has similarity to Spb1p and Trm7p, and to E. coli FtsJ/RrmJ): MNSVLQPLITPQYRCTPFVLRLVRYNSNAQNRWLARQKNDHFTKAAKEQQFRSRAAFKLMDIDDKYRFFKQNQKVLDLGFAPGAWSQVARKRIGSGGMIMGVDLLRCTPPKGVYSLQANILSKKTHELIRLCFARHIQLNKHDQLHKDHGYLQHMLEEELNHLKETEEYKELFSQTDISQNIERYPVDVVLSDMMANTTGIQSKDHYMSMDLCDAALIVAIDLLKPGGSFTCKLYAGSEDTLLEKRLKKVFKKVDRFKPNASRNESKELYFVARGKKTDIDKLKVFLEE, translated from the coding sequence ATGAATTCTGTGTTACAGCCTTTGATCACACCTCAGTATAGGTGCACTCCGTTTGTGCTACGGCTAGTAAGATACAATTCTAATGCGCAGAACCGTTGGTTAGCGAGGCAAAAGAATGATCATTTCACCAAGGCTGCAAAGGAACAGCAGTTTAGGTCCAGAGCAGCATTCAAATTAATGGACATTGATGATAAATACCGgttcttcaaacaaaatcaGAAAGTTTTAGATCTTGGGTTTGCGCCGGGTGCCTGGTCACAAGTAGCGAGGAAAAGGATCGGTTCAGGTGGAATGATCATGGGGGTTGATTTGTTACGTTGTACTCCGCCAAAGGGAGTGTATTCGTTACAGGCTAACATCCTATCGAAAAAGACTCATGAATTGATCAGACTTTGCTTTGCTCGTCATATCCAGCTAAACAAGCATGATCAATTACATAAGGATCATGGGTATCTCCAGCACATGCTAGAGGAAGAGTTAAACCATTTGAAGGAAACAGAGGAGTATAAGGAGCTATTCTCACAGACAGATATCAGTCAGAACATCGAACGATACCCGGTCGATGTTGTGCTTAGCGATATGATGGCAAACACGACAGGCATACAAAGTAAAGATCATTATATGTCGATGGACTTATGTGATGCTGCATTAATTGTAGCAATCGACCTATTAAAACCGGGAGGTTCATTCACTTGTAAATTATATGCTGGAAGCGAAGATACCcttcttgaaaagagacTTAAAAAGGTATTCAAAAAAGTCGACAGATTCAAACCCAATGCATCGAGaaatgaatcaaaagaacTGTATTTCGTGGCTCGCGGGAAGAAAACTGATATAGATAAATTGAAGGTGTTTTTAGAGGAATAA
- the SEC27 gene encoding coatomer subunit beta' (highly similar to uniprot|P41811 Saccharomyces cerevisiae YGL137W SEC27 Involved in beta'-subunit of yeast coatomer) — protein sequence MKLDINKKLSARTDRVKGIDFHPEEPWVLITLYSGRIEIWNYETQTQVRSIPLCDAPVRAGRFIARKNWVVVGSDDFKLRVYNYNTGEKVTEFEAHPDYIRSIAVHPTKPFVLTGSDDLTIKLWNWEKNWGCQQTFTGHEHFVMSVAFNPKDPNQFASGCLDHTIKVWSIGQDVPNFTLKAHETKGVNYVDYYPLQDKPYLITTSDDGTIKVWDYQTKSNVATLEGHMANVSYAVFHPTLPIIISGSEDGTLKIWNANTYKLEKTLNIGLERSWCIATHPSGKRNYIASGFDNGFTVLSLGDDQPKLSLDPVGKLVYCGGKASATDVFSAIIRGNEEVEEGGALPLQSKELGSIDVFPQSLKHSPNGRFVTVVGDDEFIVYTALAWRNKAFGKCHDFAWGPDSNSYALITETGAVTYYKNFKQVSSWSIPLDYGVEKIFPGSVLGVKADGFVYFFDWESGNLVKRIDVDAKDIIWSDNGELVMIINKDHETDSAEEANAYALLFNKDVYDEAVSAGSIDEDGVEDAFDVLYEVSEGITSGKWVGDVFIFTTPTNRLNYFVGGKIYNLAHFDKQMYLLGYLPRDDKVYLADKDIHVYGYELSIDVLEFETLVLRGELAEAKSSVLPNVQGKENLLKISRFLEGQDLFEDALEISPDAEQKFDLAIKLGRLSLAQEILSEQESENRWIQLGDAALKKFNFTLALQCYEKANDLESLFLLYSSFNNREELVSLAKNAETSGKFNLAFNAYWVAGDIAGAKDLLLKSNRVPEAALLSLTYGESAESINTVVDVWKQTLINDGKAAIAERVGVVGKTEGFPSTNTHTLLDLDTPSESIKEAAPVNHKSEEDVAVEEKALDTEENKDEDEDEEAFKDSSEEPQGSKDDDKPAAKAE from the exons ATGAAACTTGACATCAAT AAAAAGCTCAGTGCCAGAACTGACAGGGTTAAGGGCATTGACTTTCATCCTGAGGAACCTTGGGTTTTAATTACCTTGTACTCAGGAAGAATTGAGATATGGAACTACGAGACGCAAACGCAAGTGAGATCTATTCCATTATGTGATGCTCCAGTGAGAGCTGGTAGATTCATTGCAAGAAAGAACTGGGTTGTTGTTGGTTCCGATGACTTTAAATTAAGAGTTTATAATTATAACACCGGTGAAAAAGTGACCGAATTCGAAGCACATCCTGATTATATCCGTTCCATTGCTGTGCATCCAACGAAGCCATTCGTTCTGACAGGTTCTGATGATCTGACTATTAAGTTATGGAACTGGGAAAAGAATTGGGGCTGCCAACAAACCTTTACCGGTCATGAGCACTTCGTCATGTCTGTTGCATTCAACCCAAAGGACCCCAACCAATTTGCCTCCGGTTGTTTGGATCACACTATCAAAGTTTGGTCGATTGGTCAAGATGTTCCAAATTTCACCTTGAAAGCACATGAAACTAAAGGTGTGAATTATGTCGACTATTACCCGTTACAAGATAAGCCTTATTTGATTACCACTTCCGATGACGGTACCATCAAGGTGTGGGATTACCAGACAAAATCTAATGTTGCTACTTTAGAGGGACATATGGCTAACGTGTCATATGCTGTATTCCATCCGACTTTACCTATCATTATCTCAGGTTCCGAGGATGGAACTCTCAAGATTTGGAATGCAAATACATACAAACTAGAGAAAACGTTGAACATCGGGCTTGAAAGAAGTTGGTGTATCGCTACTCATCCATCTGGTAAACGTAATTACATTGCATCGGGTTTCGACAATGGTTTCACAGTTCTATCCCTAGGTGATGATCAACCAAAATTATCTTTGGATCCAGTTGGTAAGTTAGTTTATTGCGGTGGTAAAGCATCAGCCACTGACGTCTTCTCTGCCATCATTAGAGGTAATGAAGAGGTAGAAGAAGGCGGTGCCCTTCCTTTGCAAAGCAAAGAATTAGGGTCGATCGACGTTTTCCCACAAAGTTTGAAGCATTCCCCAAATGGTAGATTTGTCACTGTTGTTGGTGATGACGAATTCATTGTGTACACTGCTTTAGCATGGAGAAACAAAGCTTTCGGCAAATGCCATGACTTTGCATGGGGCCCAGATTCTAATAGTTATGCGTTAATCACGGAAACGGGTGCAGTGACCTACTACAAGAACTTCAAACAAGTATCTTCTTGGTCAATTCCGCTTGATTACGGTGTCGAAAAAATCTTCCCTGGTTCAGTATTAGGTGTCAAAGCTGACGGCTTCgtatatttctttgattggGAATCAGGTAATCTagtgaaaagaattgatgtCGATGCTAAGGATATAATCTGGTCAGATAATGGAGAGCTTGTTATGATCATCAACAAAGACCATGAAACAGACTCTGCTGAAGAAGCTAATGCTTACGCTCTGTTGTTCAATAAGGATGTTTACGATGAGGCGGTTTCAGCTGGAAgtattgatgaagatggtgTAGAAGATGCGTTTGACGTATTATACGAAGTTTCAGAGGGTATCACGTCAGGTAAGTGGGTTGGTGATGTCTTCATTTTCACCACCCCAACAAATAGATTAAACTACTTTGTTGGTGGTAAAATCTATAATCTTGCACATTTCGATAAGCAGATGTACTTATTAGGTTATTTGCCAAGAGATGATAAAGTTTATTTGGCTGACAAAGATATCCATGTTTATGGTTATGAACTATCTATTGATGTTTTGGAATTCGAGACATTGGTACTCAGAGGCGAACTAGCTGAGGCCAAATCATCCGTACTACCTAATGttcaaggaaaagaaaacttgCTAAAGATCTCTAGATTTTTGGAGGGACAAgatttgtttgaagatgCCTTAGAAATTTCACCAGACGCTGAGCAGAAGTTTGATCTAGCTATTAAATTAGGCCGACTATCACTGGCGCAAGAAATATTGTCCGAGCAGGAAAGTGAGAACAGATGGATTCAATTGGGTGATGCTGCcttaaagaaattcaatttcacttTAGCTTTGCAATGTTATGAAAAGGCAAATGATCTAGAATCCCTTTTCTTGTTATATTCTTCATTCAACAATAGGGAAGAGTTGGTTTCATTGGCAAAGAATGCTGAGACTTCTGGTAAGTTCAACCTAGCTTTCAATGCTTATTGGGTAGCAGGTGACATAGCTGGAGCAAAGGACTTGCTATTAAAATCTAATAGGGTGCCAGAAGCTGCCCTATTAAGTTTAACATACGGGGAATCGGCAGAATCCATCAACACTGTAGTAGACGTATGGAAGCAAACTTTGATCAATGACGGTAAAGCCGCAATTGCTGAAAGAGTTGGAGTTGTCGGTAAGACAGAAGGTTTTCCATCAACGAATACACATACCTTACTTGATTTAGATACACCAAGCGAGAGCATAAAAGAAGCGGCTCCTGTAAACCATAAGTCAGAGGAGGATGTCgcagttgaagaaaaagcgTTGGATACCGAGGAAAAtaaggatgaagatgaagatgaagaagcatTCAAGGATTCATCTGAAGAGCCTCAAGGTTCAAAAGACGATGATAAACCCGCTGCAAAGGCGGAATAA
- a CDS encoding uncharacterized protein (weakly similar to uniprot|P53122 Saccharomyces cerevisiae YGL138C) yields MSKGQLWLLILFCSALFFDFAYGKALYPVHTIDKACAVGFNSANMNMKKTFEIWSGATIPVDSLPGDTKLFTGFKVHRVFYFHQLYKRSGKALKITYCNEGKVVFETEKQLTNDVKDWNQPWCFFESKEQENPNNSLKNFHCLKMARRKKYAIRPFDVFIPYTWVGGLFYCDVDMDAKQTIFQSLQSDGISTSNAMEFCSLSNSIPIQPLYASTYSDSWSEVMAKKLIPFITLLSKRKTKTYVPYLQTPNLSMAPTNFSLSSYYMNTSMSQIPDFKSKLSTKELLIDWYSRRKSSKELSWFQEIEVSERYHYDKEDNFKLTLATEKLKDIISPLLQLSTIEQDKLSLPWRTLNKVATTKLWKTLSITDKIMAANLTRVLEKCSVFLNYWDNMHVSDELFEYVHP; encoded by the coding sequence ATGAGTAAAGGTCAACTATGGTTGTTGATTCTCTTTTGTTCTGCTCtattttttgattttgcTTACGGGAAAGCACTATACCCTGTTCATACAATTGATAAAGCTTGTGCGGTAGGTTTCAACTCTGCCAACATgaatatgaagaaaacgTTTGAGATATGGAGTGGGGCAACGATTCCAGTAGATTCTTTGCCTGGAGATACAAAGCTCTTCACTGGATTTAAAGTACACAGGgtattttattttcacCAGCTATATAAAAGATCAGGGAAAGCTTTGAAGATAACTTATTGTAACGAGGGTAAAGTTGTCTTTGAAACTGAGAAGCAACTTACTAATGATGTAAAGGATTGGAACCAACCGTGGTGTTTTTTTGAATCTAAAGAACAGGAAAATCCCAATAATagtttgaagaactttCATTGTTTAAAAATGGccagaagaaagaagtatGCGATCCGTCCATTTGATGTTTTTATACCCTACACTTGGGTTGGCGGTTTGTTTTATTGTGATGTGGATATGGATGCCAAACAAACgatatttcaatctttACAGAGTGATGGAATAAGTACATCAAATGCAATGgaattttgttctttatcTAATTCGATACCAATTCAGCCATTGTATGCATCGACTTATTCTGATTCCTGGTCAGAAGTTATGGCTAAGAAATTAATCCCATTCATCACTCTCCTGTCAAAGCGAAAAACAAAGACATATGTTCCATACTTACAGACCCCGAATTTGTCTATGGCTCCGACTAACTTTAGTTTGAGCTCATATTACATGAATACAAGTATGTCCCAGATACCTGACTTCAAGAGCAAACTTTCCACAAAAGAACTTCTCATCGATTGGTattcaagaaggaaatcCTCAAAAGAGTTGTCCTGGTTTCAAGAGATTGAAGTTTCAGAAAGATATCATTATgataaagaagataatTTCAAACTCACGTTGGcaacagaaaaattgaaagatattATTTCGCCTTTGCTTCAGCTTTCAACCATAGAACAGGACAAACTATCTTTACCTTGGAGGACATTGAATAAAGTGGCCACAACTAAGTTATGGAAAACTTTAAGTATTACGGATAAAATAATGGCAGCAAACCTAACACGAGTACTAGAAAAATGCTCAGTTTTCCTTAACTATTGGGATAATATGCACGTCTCAGATGAATTGTTTGAATATGTGCACCCGTAG